A DNA window from Treponema primitia ZAS-1 contains the following coding sequences:
- a CDS encoding Maf family protein: MEPIILASGSLRRQEFFKLLGLPFSIMPARIDEEDHGDLKPRELAEELAVRKVNNIIGLLSSRLPNWIFGADTLISVDGDVYGKPKDREDAHKMLTKLQGRNHEVITAMALYNGKGKNVDCRSVVSSVTFAPILPEDIEWYLNTGEWQGVAGAYKIQGLAGCFVSGIIGSYSGIVGLPMHEFYVMLKENGYSYGDS; the protein is encoded by the coding sequence GGGCCTACCCTTCAGTATTATGCCCGCCCGGATCGATGAAGAGGATCACGGAGACCTAAAACCCCGGGAATTGGCGGAGGAATTGGCGGTTCGGAAGGTTAATAACATCATCGGACTCCTCTCCAGCCGGCTTCCCAACTGGATTTTTGGGGCAGATACCCTTATTTCGGTGGACGGGGATGTGTACGGCAAACCCAAGGACCGGGAAGATGCCCATAAGATGCTAACCAAGCTCCAGGGACGGAATCATGAGGTTATTACTGCCATGGCCCTCTATAACGGCAAGGGAAAGAACGTCGATTGTCGTTCCGTGGTCAGTTCTGTAACCTTTGCTCCCATCCTGCCTGAGGATATCGAATGGTACCTTAATACCGGAGAGTGGCAGGGGGTAGCCGGCGCCTACAAGATCCAGGGGCTGGCGGGCTGTTTTGTGTCCGGAATAATCGGGTCCTATAGCGGCATTGTGGGCTTGCCAATGCACGAATTTTATGTCATGTTAAAGGAGAATGGTTATTCCTACGGGGATTCATAA